In one window of Paenarthrobacter nicotinovorans DNA:
- a CDS encoding methyltransferase family protein, with amino-acid sequence MQAVAGLAWWTLVFLAPPVRAATLGTLDPVAVAALDIPLFVLCSALAACGIRWAAVVATGWTALVATALAVYATFTTEAGLGVLMMIAATACSGLALCFVLLGRVPTDWIIRGPFAFRSAASNRPATAHVSATIAQMILFWGFFLVAVPLVISWLEGRWLVSLPVPQFAVIAGAVVLVLASILGISSAVTMSSKGRGTPLPSAMPNRLVIAGPYRWVRNPMAVAGIAQGIGVGLLLGSWLVVAYAMIGSLVWNYAVRPLEEADLENRFGAEFRRYRSSVSCWLPRFGRNFGLN; translated from the coding sequence ATGCAGGCGGTTGCCGGGCTGGCTTGGTGGACCCTGGTTTTCCTGGCACCCCCGGTGCGTGCAGCCACCCTGGGCACCCTTGACCCCGTCGCTGTGGCCGCCCTCGACATTCCGCTGTTCGTGCTCTGTTCGGCCCTCGCAGCTTGTGGCATCCGGTGGGCGGCCGTGGTGGCCACGGGCTGGACTGCTTTGGTGGCAACCGCGCTGGCTGTCTACGCCACATTCACTACGGAAGCGGGCCTGGGCGTCCTGATGATGATTGCCGCTACCGCCTGCTCAGGCCTGGCGCTCTGCTTCGTCCTGCTGGGGCGGGTTCCCACGGACTGGATCATCCGCGGCCCGTTCGCGTTCCGCTCCGCCGCTTCGAACCGGCCTGCAACGGCCCACGTGAGCGCGACCATCGCGCAAATGATCCTGTTCTGGGGCTTCTTCCTTGTCGCAGTCCCGCTGGTCATCTCATGGTTGGAAGGTCGATGGCTGGTGTCCCTGCCTGTCCCGCAGTTTGCCGTCATCGCAGGCGCCGTGGTCCTGGTGCTGGCGAGCATTCTCGGCATCTCGTCCGCTGTAACCATGTCATCCAAGGGCCGCGGCACCCCGCTGCCGTCGGCCATGCCCAACCGCCTCGTCATCGCCGGGCCGTATCGCTGGGTCCGCAATCCGATGGCCGTTGCGGGCATCGCCCAGGGCATCGGGGTGGGCCTCCTCCTGGGGTCCTGGCTCGTGGTCGCCTACGCGATGATCGGCTCGTTGGTCTGGAACTACGCCGTTCGGCCGCTGGAGGAAGCAGACCTCGAAAACCGCTTTGGAGCCGAATTCCGCCGCTACCGTTCGTCAGTGAGCTGTTGGCTTCCCCGCTTCGGGCGGAACTTCGGGCTGAACTAG
- a CDS encoding glycoside hydrolase family 2 protein — protein MTSAMPKPEHPRPQLVRDKWMNLNGTWGFEIDAGDSGVERGLATRELNSSILVPFAPESALSGIEHVDFMEAVWYRRTVSIPPEWSGHNVLLHFGAVDHDATVWVNGVEVARHRGGFTPFTADLGGIAEPGTDAVIVVRARDSRHGMQARGKQATWYNNTHCQYTRTTGIWQTVWMEAVPEVYIKRLRMTPSLADSSITVEVPLSRNRSGHTVTAVLSDKEDLRMEAEAKADLDLTPSLRLTVPAEAMRPWSPEDPFLYDLDVSVRDGAGEVVDRVSSYAAIRSIALDGKVVRINGNAVFQRLVLDQGYWPDSLMTAPDEAALVKDIELSMAAGFNGARLHQKVFEERFLYHADRLGYLVWGEFGDWGVSGGGTIGHNQQPTASFVAQWLEVLQRDFNHPSIVGWCPLNETHQVLHDRLTVLDDVTQAMFLATKLADPTRPVIDASGYSHRIRDTDIYDSHSYEQDPDRFRMEQQGLADGKPYINRKDDGEEYSVPYAGQPYFVSEFGGIWWNEAEARQAAEAAGTDVESSWGYGQRVSSEEEFYARFEGLCGVLLDNPDMFGYCYTQLTDVFQEKNGIFTFDRSPKFDLERIRAAQVRPAAIETRN, from the coding sequence GTGACCTCCGCCATGCCCAAGCCCGAGCACCCCCGGCCGCAACTGGTCCGCGACAAGTGGATGAACCTCAACGGCACCTGGGGTTTTGAGATCGACGCCGGGGACTCCGGCGTGGAGCGCGGGCTCGCCACCCGCGAACTCAACAGCTCGATTCTGGTCCCGTTCGCCCCGGAATCGGCCCTTTCCGGGATCGAGCACGTCGATTTCATGGAAGCCGTCTGGTACCGCAGGACCGTGAGCATTCCCCCGGAATGGTCCGGACACAACGTGCTCCTCCACTTCGGCGCTGTGGACCACGACGCGACAGTCTGGGTGAATGGCGTCGAAGTTGCGCGGCACAGGGGTGGTTTCACTCCGTTCACGGCCGATCTGGGTGGCATCGCGGAGCCTGGGACGGATGCCGTTATCGTTGTCCGCGCCAGGGACTCGCGGCACGGGATGCAGGCACGCGGCAAGCAGGCCACCTGGTACAACAACACGCATTGCCAGTACACACGCACCACCGGAATCTGGCAGACGGTGTGGATGGAGGCCGTGCCCGAGGTTTACATCAAGCGCCTCCGAATGACCCCCAGCCTGGCCGATTCAAGCATCACGGTGGAGGTCCCGCTCAGCCGGAACCGGAGCGGGCACACAGTCACTGCGGTCCTCAGCGATAAGGAAGACCTGCGGATGGAGGCGGAAGCCAAGGCAGACCTGGACCTCACGCCGTCGCTCCGGCTCACCGTCCCAGCCGAAGCGATGCGCCCCTGGTCGCCGGAGGACCCGTTCCTTTACGACCTTGACGTGAGCGTGCGGGACGGCGCCGGCGAGGTGGTGGATCGAGTGAGCAGTTATGCCGCCATCCGCTCGATTGCCTTGGACGGCAAGGTTGTCCGCATCAATGGCAATGCGGTTTTCCAGCGGCTGGTCCTGGACCAGGGCTACTGGCCGGACTCGTTGATGACCGCCCCCGATGAGGCCGCCTTGGTCAAGGACATCGAGCTGTCCATGGCTGCGGGATTCAACGGCGCCAGGTTGCACCAGAAGGTTTTCGAAGAGCGTTTCCTGTACCACGCGGACCGTTTGGGCTATCTGGTGTGGGGCGAATTCGGTGACTGGGGCGTGTCGGGCGGCGGCACCATCGGCCACAACCAACAACCGACTGCCAGCTTTGTGGCGCAGTGGCTGGAAGTCCTGCAGCGCGACTTTAACCACCCGTCCATCGTCGGCTGGTGTCCCCTCAACGAGACCCACCAAGTGCTGCATGACCGCCTCACTGTTCTGGACGACGTCACCCAGGCCATGTTCCTGGCCACCAAGCTCGCGGACCCCACACGGCCCGTGATCGACGCATCAGGCTACTCCCACCGGATCCGGGACACGGACATCTACGATTCCCACTCCTACGAACAAGATCCCGACCGCTTCCGCATGGAACAGCAGGGCCTTGCTGACGGGAAGCCATACATTAACCGGAAGGACGACGGCGAGGAGTACTCGGTGCCGTACGCCGGGCAGCCATACTTCGTCTCCGAATTCGGCGGTATCTGGTGGAACGAGGCCGAAGCGCGCCAAGCAGCAGAGGCGGCAGGCACCGACGTCGAAAGTTCCTGGGGCTACGGCCAGCGCGTCAGCAGCGAAGAGGAGTTCTACGCCCGCTTCGAGGGACTCTGTGGCGTCCTGCTGGATAATCCGGACATGTTTGGGTACTGCTACACGCAGCTGACGGATGTCTTCCAGGAGAAGAACGGCATCTTCACGTTCGATCGCAGCCCCAAGTTCGACCTCGAGAGGATCCGGGCGGCGCAAGTCCGGCCGGCAGCCATCGAAACCCGGAACTAA
- a CDS encoding HAD family hydrolase, with protein sequence MRLVASDIDGTILGHDGKISDRTIKAFQACRDAGVELVFVTGRPPRWLYPLQEQLGHSGIVICSNGAVVWDLESEKALSSSALEAVSVFEARRIIKSIRPDALFAVETLTGFQLEPGFIENETSELLAEFTPKPLDQTLTADDAVVKFLAITRKGTPDEFLAEVQPAVAHLVSTTHSAPRTAMLEMSVPGINKAVTLAKYAESLGIEAADVVAFGDMPNDIEMLRWAGHGYAMASGHPEAILAAGRQAPHFDDDGVAQVLEAKLTEQRV encoded by the coding sequence ATGCGGCTCGTAGCAAGCGATATAGACGGCACCATCCTCGGTCACGACGGAAAAATCAGTGACCGGACCATCAAGGCATTCCAGGCATGCCGCGATGCCGGAGTGGAACTCGTCTTCGTCACGGGCCGTCCGCCGCGCTGGCTGTACCCCCTCCAGGAGCAGCTCGGGCACAGCGGAATCGTGATCTGTTCCAACGGCGCCGTGGTGTGGGACTTGGAATCGGAGAAGGCACTTTCTTCGTCCGCTCTGGAAGCGGTGTCGGTGTTTGAGGCCCGCCGGATCATCAAGTCCATCCGCCCTGACGCCCTGTTCGCTGTGGAGACGCTCACCGGCTTCCAGCTGGAACCGGGGTTCATCGAAAACGAAACCAGCGAACTGCTTGCCGAGTTCACCCCAAAACCGCTGGACCAGACGCTCACGGCGGATGACGCCGTCGTAAAGTTTCTTGCCATTACCCGCAAGGGGACGCCGGACGAGTTCCTGGCCGAGGTGCAGCCGGCTGTCGCGCACCTCGTGTCCACAACGCACTCAGCTCCCCGGACTGCGATGCTGGAAATGTCCGTGCCGGGGATCAACAAGGCAGTCACGCTGGCCAAGTACGCAGAGTCCCTGGGGATCGAAGCCGCCGATGTTGTGGCGTTCGGGGACATGCCCAATGACATCGAGATGCTCCGCTGGGCCGGCCACGGTTACGCCATGGCCAGCGGGCACCCCGAAGCGATCCTCGCTGCCGGCCGGCAGGCGCCGCATTTCGACGACGACGGCGTGGCCCAGGTTCTTGAGGCGAAACTGACGGAGCAGCGGGTCTAG
- a CDS encoding glutathione S-transferase family protein produces the protein MSDKTMSEEHSTRGAYVTGGEFTRDTNYIEDRITRDGAAGPNGEPGWPVEPGRYRLIAARACPWANRSVIVRRLLGLEDVISLGQPGPTHDARSWTFDLDPGGKDPVLGIERLQEAFFRRFPDYPRGITVPAIVDIPSGEVVTNNYPQITLDFSTEWTEFHRPGAPQLYPEHLREEIDQVNKRVFTEVNNGVYRCGFAGSQEAYDAAYARLWTALDWLEERLSSQRYLVGDSITEADVRLFTTLARFDAVYHGHFKCNRNKLSEMPALWGYARDLFQTPGFGDTIDFVQIKQHYYIVHEDINPTQIVPAGPDLSGWLTPHGRESLGGSPFGDGTPPGPVKAGEEVAPGHGAG, from the coding sequence ATGAGTGACAAGACCATGAGCGAAGAACACAGCACACGCGGCGCGTACGTCACCGGCGGTGAGTTCACCCGCGACACCAACTACATCGAGGACCGCATCACCCGCGACGGCGCTGCCGGCCCAAACGGAGAACCCGGCTGGCCCGTAGAGCCCGGGCGCTACAGGTTGATCGCCGCCCGCGCTTGTCCGTGGGCCAACCGCTCAGTCATTGTGCGGCGGCTCCTGGGACTTGAGGATGTCATCAGCCTCGGCCAGCCTGGGCCCACCCACGATGCCCGCTCCTGGACTTTCGACCTTGATCCCGGCGGCAAGGACCCCGTACTGGGGATCGAGCGCCTGCAGGAGGCGTTCTTCCGCCGCTTCCCGGACTACCCGCGAGGCATCACCGTCCCGGCCATTGTCGATATCCCCAGCGGCGAAGTAGTGACCAACAACTACCCGCAGATCACGCTGGACTTTTCCACGGAGTGGACGGAGTTCCACCGCCCCGGGGCGCCCCAGCTGTATCCGGAGCACCTCCGCGAGGAAATCGACCAGGTCAACAAGCGCGTATTTACCGAGGTCAACAACGGCGTCTACCGATGCGGCTTCGCAGGATCACAGGAAGCCTACGACGCCGCCTACGCGCGCCTGTGGACTGCTTTGGACTGGCTGGAAGAACGGCTCAGCAGCCAGCGGTATCTTGTGGGCGACTCCATCACTGAGGCTGACGTCCGGCTCTTCACCACCCTGGCACGCTTCGACGCCGTCTATCACGGACACTTCAAGTGCAACCGGAACAAGCTGAGCGAAATGCCTGCCTTGTGGGGCTACGCAAGGGACCTCTTCCAGACACCCGGCTTTGGGGACACCATCGACTTCGTCCAGATCAAGCAGCACTATTACATCGTCCACGAAGACATTAATCCCACGCAGATTGTGCCCGCCGGTCCGGATCTGTCCGGCTGGCTGACGCCCCATGGACGGGAATCCCTGGGCGGCAGTCCGTTCGGAGACGGCACTCCCCCGGGTCCGGTGAAGGCCGGCGAGGAAGTAGCACCGGGGCACGGCGCCGGTTAG
- a CDS encoding glycerophosphodiester phosphodiesterase: protein MTLPYFLRKDGSLGPLAFAHRGFSLDGLENSMAAFKAAAELGTVHLETDVHTTSDGVLLVFHDSSLDRVTDSVGKIAELTEAEVAGARIGGVEPVPTFDELVAALPDARLNLDIKDWNSVRPMAEAIERHGIHDRVLVTSFSDRRRRAVLAKLSNRVASSAGSSLTALFVLLGPVLPAPLARRLLAGVDVFQVPVRYGPVQVVTAGFLRRAHRLGRHVHVWTINEPAEMERLLDLGVDGIVSDRLDLLKEVLVRRGQWV from the coding sequence GTGACGCTGCCCTATTTCCTCCGCAAGGACGGTTCGCTGGGACCTTTGGCCTTCGCGCACCGCGGTTTCTCGTTGGATGGCCTGGAGAACTCCATGGCGGCTTTCAAAGCCGCGGCGGAACTCGGCACCGTGCACCTGGAAACGGACGTCCACACCACGTCGGACGGCGTGCTGCTGGTCTTCCACGACTCCTCCTTGGACCGCGTGACCGATTCTGTCGGCAAGATCGCGGAGTTGACGGAAGCAGAGGTAGCCGGGGCACGAATCGGTGGTGTGGAACCTGTTCCGACCTTTGATGAGCTGGTGGCCGCGTTGCCGGATGCCCGGTTGAACCTGGATATCAAGGACTGGAATTCGGTGCGCCCGATGGCCGAGGCCATTGAGCGGCACGGGATCCATGATCGCGTACTGGTCACCAGCTTTTCCGACAGGCGCCGCAGGGCAGTCCTGGCCAAGCTGTCGAATCGCGTTGCTTCGTCGGCGGGCAGCTCCCTCACCGCTCTGTTTGTCCTCCTGGGCCCCGTGCTGCCGGCACCTTTGGCACGCAGGCTGCTTGCCGGCGTCGACGTTTTCCAGGTTCCCGTCCGCTACGGGCCGGTGCAGGTGGTGACGGCCGGGTTCCTGCGCCGCGCGCACCGCCTGGGCCGCCACGTGCATGTGTGGACCATCAACGAACCCGCCGAGATGGAGCGGCTCCTGGATCTTGGCGTGGACGGGATCGTGTCCGACCGCCTGGATCTGCTCAAGGAGGTCCTGGTCCGTCGAGGCCAGTGGGTCTAG
- a CDS encoding NAD-dependent epimerase/dehydratase family protein, which translates to MTVLIAGCGDLGTEAGLRFAAAGHEVVGLRRSPGKLPPQIRGVYADLSVELPELPADVDIVVVAVAADASTEEAYRAAYLNGVKNVLDALERQSIEPRRILFVSSTAVYKDSGGAVVDESTPTEPTRFSGKVLLEAEELLFARTRGTGTRPISLRLGGIYGPGRTRLIDQVRSGKAVIPAQPRHTNRVHRDDAAAMIVHLTTMGAAPDEVYVGVDDHAAEMGDVMRFLASELQCPEPSTAAPEGPPDAGPGDKRCSNKRLRATGFEFTFPSYKEGYRALLSGEGVRHP; encoded by the coding sequence ATGACTGTGTTGATTGCCGGATGCGGCGACCTTGGAACCGAAGCCGGACTTCGCTTCGCTGCGGCGGGCCACGAGGTTGTGGGCTTGCGGCGCTCCCCCGGGAAGCTGCCTCCGCAGATCCGTGGCGTCTACGCGGACCTTTCCGTGGAGCTCCCGGAGTTGCCGGCCGACGTGGACATTGTGGTGGTGGCCGTCGCAGCCGACGCCTCCACAGAAGAGGCCTATCGCGCGGCCTACCTGAACGGCGTGAAGAACGTCCTGGATGCGCTGGAACGGCAATCCATTGAACCGCGGCGGATCCTCTTCGTCTCCTCCACCGCTGTGTACAAGGATTCCGGTGGAGCTGTCGTGGACGAGTCCACACCCACGGAACCCACGCGGTTCAGCGGCAAGGTCCTGCTGGAAGCGGAGGAACTGCTGTTCGCCCGGACACGCGGAACGGGCACGCGGCCAATCTCCCTCCGGCTCGGCGGGATCTACGGCCCGGGACGCACCCGGCTGATCGACCAGGTCCGGAGCGGCAAGGCCGTCATCCCCGCCCAACCCCGGCACACCAACCGCGTCCACAGGGACGACGCCGCCGCCATGATCGTCCACCTGACCACCATGGGAGCTGCCCCGGACGAGGTTTACGTGGGCGTTGACGATCACGCCGCCGAAATGGGCGACGTCATGCGGTTCCTCGCGTCCGAGCTGCAGTGCCCTGAACCCTCGACGGCGGCACCTGAGGGCCCGCCCGACGCCGGCCCCGGCGATAAGCGCTGCTCCAACAAACGGCTCCGGGCGACGGGTTTCGAGTTCACTTTCCCGAGCTACAAAGAGGGCTACCGCGCGTTGCTTTCCGGCGAGGGCGTACGCCACCCGTGA